CAATGGACCTGCCGCACCAGGGGTGAATTACAATTTGATCACCTATAATGGAGCTACTGGCATTCGGGTAAACGGCAATAGCGCTATGGTAGGGAACAATAACGTCATAAAGTTCAATGATGACGCCGGTGTTGCACTTCGTTCAACTGTAAGTAGCCACCCCACAGCGAAGTTCAATTACAGCAATATCTACGGAAACGCAGTGCTTGGAACCACCATAGCTCAAGCGTTTACGACATCCTCGGTCCTCACGGCATCCTATAGTGGCTGTTGTAGTTCTACCGGGGTTACTTCGAGTGATTACACGCTGCCAAACGGACGAGAAGCAAGGCTTGCGCGAATCGCCTACAACGAAACGGACTACTCCACGAACTACGTCATTGGGTATCTGATCAACGCCACAACAGGGTCCACAATTCAGCAATTCAATTCGGATTTCAATGGTTGGGTTGAGATTCCATCGGGGGTGACTTCTTTGCGAGTTCGGGTGAGAGATAGCGGTTATGGCTCTGTCACTGACACCATAACCGTCCATGAAGTCCTCTCAGACGAATACGCCACCTCAACCGCCTACGAGCTTGCTGCCATGACGGTTTCCGGAACATCGGACGCGAAGTTCAACTACTGGACACCAACTATTGGTGAGGTCCCGACCAAAATCCATCAGGCCCGAAATGGTTCTGTAGACTTCACGGGCTTTACCGGTGCCGAATACCCGAGTGGTCAAGTCACTCAGGTTGGTCCTCGCCCGTAAACTTTGCTCGAAAACAGAACGACTATTTCATGCGGCCTTGCGATCTTAGCAAGGCCGCTCTTGCTTGTTCTGCGTCTTTGATCTCGAGGCCGTTGAACTGGTAGGTGGTTTGGTGTCGCCCGCCGCGTCCACGTCTGTGGCGCTGGTAGTAGTAGCGCACGTTGTAGAGTTTTCGCCCGTTTCTGATGAGGCGAATATCCTGTTCTGGCTCCACGTACATTCTCTGCAATCTACCCGCGCCGAAACCCGCAAGAACGAGGGCTGAAGTGTTAGTCACAGCGTAGATGGTCACTAGGTTTCTTCGCTCCTGGAGAATTGGAAACCCGAAGAGAAAGAGGACGGTCAGGATCACGCCGAGCACAATGAAAAAGACCGCAAATCCCCATGAGTCGCCCATCTCATCGGCATTAGCCATCACGAGCATGGTAATGACTCCGGTGGAGAGAAAGCATATGGCCCCCCAGACCTGAATCACCCAGGTCGCGGTGGACTTGAAGTCCGGGTGAGGCTTTCCCCACCAGAGAATTTCTTCGCCTGGTTCCAGAAATTGTTCGAGAACTTTGGACATCAATCTCCTCCAGTCTACGCAGACTATGTCCGCATGGGGTGTATCGGCACGCAGATTATTACCCAAACTCGCCGAGATTTTTAGGGAAAAAGGGGCAATTGGGTGTCTGAAACTTTCTCAAACTTTTAGTGTTTGGCTTGTTTGCCGGCTTGTCTTTGACTAGGAAGGCGTGTGAAAAAGTTCAGCAAATCAATCGTGTTGAGGTCGTGGTGAGAGTACATCCATTTTTGGTCTTGATAGCATCTGTGTTCGTGATTTCGTGTGCCGATGACGTGGTCAAGAAGAACTCCACACCGAGTGGATTCAACAACACCACAGCGACAAACAACCCAGATTCCAATAACCGCGCGTCAAATAATGCGCTCAATAACTCCAACAACACGCAGACGAACACATCCAACAATCTCACGTTGAACAATCCCGACCCTGAGTTTTGCGGAAACGGTGTTTTGGATGAGGGCGAGGCTTGTGATCCGGCCATTCAATCCGGTGCTGGAGTGTGCCCGAGCAGCTGTCAAACACAGGACGCGTGCCTTCAACTCGAGCTTCGAGGAAGCGCCGAGGCCTGCACCGCACAATGTGTGGCAACTATCATCGCGCAGTGCGCTAGCGGTGACGGATGTTGTGCAGCGGGGTGCACCTTCGAGACGGATAACGATTGTTCACCAACATGCGGAAATGGCGTGGTTGATGCGGGCGAAACATGCGATGGGAATTGCCCAAGCCAGTGTACCCCGTCGTCGACATGTGCCACCGCGAGCCTTGCTGGCAGTGCCGCATCCTGCACCGCAATCTGCACAGAGACCCAGATCACCCAGTGTTCATCAGGCGACGGATGCTGCCCGGCTGGCTGCACATTCGCGAACGATAATGATTGTTCATGCACTCCACGCACCTGCACGGCAAACCAATGTGGAACCATCGACAATGGCTGCGGAGGGACTGTGAACTGTGGCGGCTGTGGGGCCGGCGAAGCATGCACCAACAATACTTGTGTGGCGACTGGTACGGGCTTTCCTGTAGGGTCGGCCTGTACCTCGCACTCGCAATGCAGCGGCAACACCCCGAATTGCATCACGGACCCAGACTTCCACCAGGGCTACTGCAGCGCCAACTGCCAGTTTGACAACGATTGTCCATCGGGATCGCATTGTGGCTACAAGGACCAAAACGGTCTTGGCGTCTGTCTGAAGAACTGCACGAACAACTCAGACTGCCGAACAAATTACTCGTGTCATAACGACGACGCGTCGCAAGACAATTCGCGCGAATGCGCCCCTTACGGCGCGGGCTCTAGAGCCATCGGCTCGTCGTGCACCGGCGTGTATCAGTGTAGCGGAGGGGATGACGCATTGTGTCTGCGCGGAACATCTTGGCCAGGTGGATATTGCTCATTGGAATGTACTTCGATTATCTTTTTGGGCGACTCATGTCCTAGCGGAAATCGTTGTTACACCGAGTTCTCGCAGGACGGATTCTGCGTAGAAGAGTGTACCTTCAACTCGGAATGCAGACAAAATGAAGGCTACCAGTGCCTGGAAGGGTTCACGATTATCTCCGACCCTTATAACGCGTGTTTGAAGTAGCCATAAAGAAGTCGTTCATCCTGATCGAAAGTTGTGATAGAAGGCGCGGGCAAATCTATTGTTGGTCTAGAATTTCGCAGGATTTCCCAAATGAGTGTTGCTACCCCTACTTTGAAGCGTCCAGATGCGCTTCACACCCTTCACGACCATGAGGTCACCGAAGGGCTCTCGATCGTTATCCCCGCCTATAATGAGGAGAACGGAATCGCCCCGACGCTGAGCGAACTCAAGGAAGAGTTGCTCAAACTCGAGCTCGATATTCCGCTCGAGGTCGTGATCGTTAACGACGGTTCTACAGATAAAACGGCTGAGGCCATCGAGCCTTATCTGGATGACGTCCTTAGGCTGGTGAACCATCCCAGAAATAGAGGATATGGGGCAGCGCTCAAGACTGGAATTGAGAATGCGCGCTATACTTGGATTTTGATCACGGATGCGGATGGGACCTATCCAAACGTGCATATCCCCGAGGTCCTCGAAGACCGCGATAGTTTCGACATGATCGTTGGCGCGCGTATCGGTGAGAAGACGCATATCCCGCTTATCAGGAGGCCGCCGAAATGGGCCCTTCGTAAGCTCGCTGAGATTCTAAGCCAGCAGACCATCCCTGACCTCAATAGCGGTTTCAGGCTGATGCGGCGCGACGTTGTGCGCGAGTTTTACAATATTCTCCCAAACGGGTTTTCGTTCACCACGACCATTACGCTCGCCATGTTCTCGGCGGGATTTCGGGTCAAGTACACGCCCATCAACTACAATAAGCGTGAGGGTAAATCGAAGATCCGACCGATTTACGACACCCTGAATTTCACGAAGTTGATCATCCGAACGATCATGTATTTCGACCCCTTGCGCATATTCTTGCCATTGTCGGTCGCTTTCGTGGGGCTTTCGATATTGGTGGGATTGGGCACGTATCTGTGGCTCGGGCAGCTTTGGGATACGACGACCGTGCTCCTTTTTGTGACCGGTGTGCAAATCCTGATTACAGGCATGCTGGCTGATATGCTGAACCGTCGCCTTCCGTAAGGTCAGGCTTGGCCGGGCTCGTTGACCCAGAAACCCGCGCGCATCATGGACTGGTCGTCGAGCTCGCCGCTCGCCCATTTGTCTACGAGGCTGTCTGAGCGTTTTCCTATGCCTACGAGGCGGAGCGCCGAGACCACGTCGTCGAACTTCTGGTAGAGCTCATCGTAGACCACTTTGAAGACGCTTCCCGGCTCTCTAAAGCTGATCATCTCACTCAGGGAGCGGTACGCGGTGCGCCCAACCTCGGAGTAGTAGCGAGTTCCGACAGCGGAGCGCGAGAGTTTCTGCTCAAAGAACCCGCAGCTGTAGAGGCTTGTGTCTCCGAGTCGCCTGTAGACCTCGATTCGTCGGGCGCCTTCGGCGTTCATGGCTTCTTCGAGGAGTTTTGCCGCCGGGCGGTCAAATCCAACTTCGTCGATATGGTCCTCGCTCAGGCGTACGAAGCCATCGAGCAGGTTCACGATATAGTGTTCTGTTTCCTGGGTGGTTTCGCATCCGGTGATGCGCAGTGCTTGCGAGACTTCTTCGTAGAAGAACGCAAAGAGGCTCGGTACGGCTTGAATTCCTTCAGAGTTGGACATTTCTCCTCCTTTAAGAAGACCGTCAACTTGACCTTAAGAATAGCAAATTACCAAGTCTGGTCCAATAAGTCGGCACTAGGGCGTCCACGGGACGCGTGCAGCCGGGAAATTGAAGTAGAACCACCATCCAACTTGTCCACCTGGCCCAACGTCTTTGTCACTATGAGAGGCGCAGTTGCCGGTACCACCGGGAAGGAGACTGGAGAGTGGCTCCCCGCCTACCACGTCTATTGTAGCCGGAATGATGACGCTGTTGGCATCGGCCTCCGAGAGGAATCCACGCAGGAGCCCATTGGTCATGTTGTTCGCTGGATTGCCCGAATAGGTGGCCGCGACCCTGACGTCTTGGAGCGGAATCACGATGCCCGAAACCGTGACGTTGAGTGTAACGGAGTCGCTTGAGAAACATGGCCCAGAAGCCGACGTGATGGCGGGAGAATATGGGCGTGTTGTGTTTGGCAGGGGCGCCAAGCAGGTGGTGTTGGCGTTGGCGTACGTCCCAACTTGCGCCACGCCTCCGGAGGTGGGCGAGCATTGGGTAGACGATAGCGGTGCCGCGCAGTCGGCCTCAAAGACCGTTATCTGGCCGTTGGCGCCGTTTACTTGAGAGAAGGGAACAAACTCGAGAACGAAGCTTAAGTCGAGGAAACCATCGTCGTCACTTGTATCGGCACAGTCTCCGTCGCAAACGATCGTATCCTCCAGCAATTGGTTGATGGACGGTGCCAAATTGAACGGCACGGAGTCTGTGATGTCAGAGCAGCCAAGGAACGGGAGGTTCGCGTAGATGTGGGGGTCTCGAATATTCAAGTCATTCAGCCTGAAAGCCACCGATGCGCTCGTGCACGAGGTACTGCAAGTTGGGGAACCGTTGGGGCCGGCATCACAGTCCTCTCCTGGCTCTACGATGCCATTTCCGCACGTGGACGAGCAGTCCCCGTCCGTGTTGGCATTGCATCCGGCCGGACAACAGCCGTCGGTGGTGTTTGCTACGCAGCCTAGCGGAGTATCCTGACAGACCACGTTACATTGGGCAGGCGACCCGGTGAGCGTGTTGTTGGTGCATACGTCACCATCATCGCAGTTGGTCGGGCAGTTTCCGTCGCAGGTTTCGTTCGCATCAACCACCATGTCTCCGCAAGTCGCCGAGCAATCGTTGTCCGTAGTTTGGTCGCACCCCATAGGACAACAACCGTCGTCATCCACGCAAGAGGTGATGGGAGTGTTCGAGCATGTCAAATCACAGGTGGCGGCAGAACCCGTGGCGAGGTCGGCGGTACAAGCGTTTCCATCATCGCAGCTTGGGCAGTTTTGGTCGCAGGTTTCTCCCGGTTCCACGACACCATTATCGCAAACGGAAGCACAATCGTTGTCATTGTTGGCGTTACATCCAGGAGCACAGCAGCCATCGTCATCAGCACAGGCCGTTATTGCGTCAAAGACACATTCGGCGGAGCAATCGCTTCCCTGCAGCACATTTGTAGTACACGCATCAGCATCATCGCACGCGCTCGGGCACGCGCCGGGCCCCTCGGTGATTCCGGTGTCACACGTTTCGCCATCATCAAGGGCGCCATTGCCACAGAGGAACATGCAGTCCACACAGTCCTCGGATTCATCGTCGCAATCCTCACCTTCTTCAACCACGCCATTTCCGCAAACTGCTGTGACCATATCCGGCTCGGAGTCGGGCTCCATATCGGTCTGCGCATCGGGCTCCATATCGGGCTCCTCCATATCGGGCTCAGCCTGATCGGGCGCGCTCATATCGGTCTGCCCACCTTCATCAGCGCCCACATCTTGAGCCTGGTCGGGCTCCTGATTCATGTCTGCGGATGGAAAAACCGAACCTGCTTCGTCCGCACAAGCTGTCCAAAACAGGAGAGCGAGTAGCGGCGATACCTTAAGAAGTCGCTGCATAATAACCTCAAATGAATTTGTCTTAAGTTTAGTTTAGCGTGTTTCGGTTGCTCCTCCTAGCCACAGATTCCACGTGGACATTTGTTCGGAGTCAGCCCATCATCAGGGCATGCGATGGTTAATCTTTCTGATCATTTTTGCGTTTCAGGGCGTAAGCTTTGCCGAGACTCCGAGCTGGAGTTTTGAGAACTCCGCTCTCAAGAAATCGGGCGTAGAGACTGAGACTTGGACGTTTCCATCACCTATTTTGGACGTCCGTCATGCCAACGATGGGACCGAAGTTCAGCTTGGTGTGGGGCTCTTTGGAGACCCTGGGCCTTGGGTGAAGGTTGGTGCTCCACACGTAGGAAGAGGTGCGTGGGAGAGTGCTGTCTATCCTCTTGAGAGCGAGACCACATATCGCTGGTTCGATGACTACAAGCTGGTTGGAAGATACGCGTTGAAAGGGGACCCTCGAATTGACGAGACCGTTGAACGCGCGCTGAGTCGTCTCGAAGCGGAAGGGCTAAAGGCGGAGCAACTCGAAGGCATCCTTGTCTCCGGTTTTGTTCGAGAGCTGGCGAAGGCTATCCGAATCGCGCACGAGAATGACGACGGTGCTGAGGTTGACCG
This Microvenator marinus DNA region includes the following protein-coding sequences:
- a CDS encoding glycosyltransferase family 2 protein, whose amino-acid sequence is MSVATPTLKRPDALHTLHDHEVTEGLSIVIPAYNEENGIAPTLSELKEELLKLELDIPLEVVIVNDGSTDKTAEAIEPYLDDVLRLVNHPRNRGYGAALKTGIENARYTWILITDADGTYPNVHIPEVLEDRDSFDMIVGARIGEKTHIPLIRRPPKWALRKLAEILSQQTIPDLNSGFRLMRRDVVREFYNILPNGFSFTTTITLAMFSAGFRVKYTPINYNKREGKSKIRPIYDTLNFTKLIIRTIMYFDPLRIFLPLSVAFVGLSILVGLGTYLWLGQLWDTTTVLLFVTGVQILITGMLADMLNRRLP